The Caretta caretta isolate rCarCar2 chromosome 5, rCarCar1.hap1, whole genome shotgun sequence genome contains a region encoding:
- the XPA gene encoding DNA repair protein complementing XP-A cells yields the protein MRAKIERNRQRALMLRQARLAARPYPAAPSQGSAKVKAPPKIIDTGGGFFLEEEEEEEHKVEKIVHQPGPVLEFDYLICEECGKQFMDSYLMQHFDWATCDNCRDVEGKHKLITRTEAKEEYLLKDCDLDKREPVLKFILKKNPHNSQWGDMKLYLKLQVIKRSLEVWGTEEALQEARETRQDNREKMKQKKFDKKVKELRRAVRSSVWKRGTSSHLHEYGPEENIEEDMYKKTCTICGHELTYEKM from the exons ATGCGGGCGAAGATCGAGCGGAATCGCCAGCGGGCGCTGATGCTGCGCCAGGCCCGGTTGGCCGCCCGCCCCTACCCGGCCGCCCCCAGCCAAG gaaGTGCTAAAGTTAAAGCACCTCCAAAGATAATTGACACAGGGGGAGGGTTCTttctggaagaggaggaagaggaggaacacAAGGTTGAGAAAATTGTGCATCAGCCAG GACCTGTACTAGAATTTGATTACCTTATTTGTGAAGAATGTGGCAAACAATTCATGGACTCATATCTCATGCAGCACTTTGATTGGGCAACATGCGATAATTGCAG aGATGTTGAAGGTAAGCATAAGCTTATAACAAGGACTGAGGCAAAGGAAGAGTACCTTCTTAAAGACTGTGACTTAGATAAGAGAGAACCGGTGCTCAaatttattttgaagaaaaaccCTCATAATTCACAGTGGGGTGACATGAAGCTTTACTTAAAATTACAG GTAATAAAACGTTCACTTGAAGTTTGGGGTACTGAAGAAGCGTTGCAAGAAGCAAGGGAAACCCGCCAAGATAatagagagaaaatgaaacagaaaaagtTTGATAAAAAAGTTAAAG AGCTCCGTCGAGCTGTTAGGAGCAGTGTGTGGAAAAGAGGAACAAGTTCCCACTTGCATGAGTATGGACCAGAAGAAAACATTGAAGAAGATATGTACAAAAAGACATGTACTATATGTGGCCACGAATTAACATATGAGAAAATGTAA